Proteins from a single region of Psychrobacter cryohalolentis K5:
- a CDS encoding YraN family protein — translation MMCYDNSEMLSRLIDVMANDKPLMLTSPKQRQGSRFEQRACEFLQERGLILVAQNWQQPKVGELDLVMLEKGQAWSTLVFVEVRQRQHSYFGDAAISVTAGKQRKIIKAARHFLQQNPQYHKYECRFDVIAYNTMNKKNKNEANITLDNQPNQRLEINQPEWLQGAFITSAW, via the coding sequence ATGATGTGCTATGATAATTCTGAAATGTTGAGCAGACTGATAGACGTCATGGCAAATGATAAACCTTTAATGCTAACCTCTCCAAAACAGCGCCAAGGTAGCCGATTTGAGCAGCGGGCGTGTGAGTTTTTGCAAGAGCGAGGGTTGATTTTGGTTGCGCAAAACTGGCAGCAGCCTAAAGTTGGCGAGCTTGATTTAGTGATGTTAGAAAAAGGACAAGCATGGTCGACACTGGTATTTGTGGAAGTACGGCAAAGACAGCACTCATATTTTGGTGATGCGGCTATCAGCGTCACAGCAGGCAAGCAACGTAAAATTATCAAAGCAGCGCGTCATTTTTTACAGCAAAACCCTCAATATCATAAATATGAATGTCGGTTTGATGTGATTGCTTATAATACAATGAATAAAAAAAATAAAAATGAAGCCAATATCACGTTGGACAATCAACCAAATCAACGGTTAGAAATTAATCAGCCTGAATGGCTACAAGGCGCATTTATCACGTCAGCTTGGTAA